The Zymobacter palmae DNA window GGCTTGCCGTGCTGCACCAGAATGGTTTCGAAAACGCCGTCACCGTAGGCCAAGCCGCGATCATCGGACGGAATCGTTTCCATCTGGGCACCCATCATCAGATCTTGCTGAAGATCAGCGTACCGTTGGTACCGCCGAAACCGAACGAGTTGCTCATGGCGTAGTCGATCTTCATCTGGCGCGCCGTGTTCGGCACGTAATCCAGACGGCAGTCTTCGCTCGGATTGTCGAGGTTGATAGTCGGCGGAGCAATCTGATCACGGATAGCCAGAACGCTAAAGGCCGCTTCCACGGCACCGGCAGCACCCAGCAGGTGACCGATCATGGATTTAGTGGAGCTGACGGCAACGTGCTTCGCAGCGTCGCCCATGACGTTTTCAATCGCCTGGCTTTCACCGGAGTCACCCAGCTGGGTCGATGTACCGTGCGCGTTGATATAGTCGATCTGGTCTGCAGCGATGCGGGCATCGGCGATGGCATTCTTCATCGCCATCTCTGCACCAATACCGTTCGGTGCCGTGATGTGATGAGCGTCGTCGCTCATACCGAAGCCAGACAGCTCGGCATAGATCTTCGCACCGCGCGCCTTGGCATGTTCGTACTCTTCAAGCACCAGTACGCCGGCACCGTCGGACAGGACGAAACCATCACGGTCGCGGTCCCACGGACGGCTAGCTGCAGCCGGATCATCGTTACGCGTGGACAGCGCACGTGCAGCAGAGAAGCCGCCGATCCCGAGCGCGCAGGACGCCATTTCAGCACCGCCACAGATCATGATGTCAGCATCGCCGTAAGCGATCGTGCGTGCGGAGTAGCCGATGTTGTGCGTACCGGTTGTGCAGGCCGTGGTGATCGCAAAGTTCGGGCCAGTGAAGCCGAATTTGATCGCCAGGTTGCCGGACACCATGTTGATGATGGAACCCGGAACGAAGAACGGAGAGATCTTGCGCGGGCCGCCAGCGTTCATGGCATTCAGGTTGGTTTCGATCATCGGCAGACCACCGATACCGGAACCGATGGCCACACCGATGCGGTGAGCATTTTCTTCGGTGACTTCAATGCCAGCATCGGCGACGGCCTGAGTACCTGCCGCAACGCCGTACTGGACGAACAGATCCATCTTGCGGGCGCTCTTGCGATCAATGCCAAAGCTTTCGGCATCGAAATCCTTGATCGCACCGCAGAAGCGCGTATTGAACTGAGAGGCATCGAAATGAGTGATGGTACTTACACCGCTCTTGCCCGCCGTAATGTTTTTCCACGATTCTTCGACGGTGTTACCCACAGGTGTTATCAGCCCAAGACCGGTAACAACGACCCTTCTGCGAGACATGCGACTCTCCAAAGCAACTGGGGGTACACAGCATGACAACCAGCCTGCTGCATACGACCATGATTTTCTGGAACACAGCCATTTCCTGCGTCATGACAGACGTTTGCTGCATTCCCGTTCATTTATGGGCACCAGTATAACGGCAACAGGGCCTTCCTGTCTGTGCAGGATGACCGGGACCACGGTTGAGGTGCACTTTGTGTATACGCAGAAGGGCCACCCCAACGGGATGACCCTTCCTTTGCTGGGCATCGAACGGCTTGCCTGACACCGACAGAATTGCGATCGAGACAGTACCGACGACTACCCTCTCACTTCTGTCATGACAGCGCGACAAGCTGCCCCGCCACCATTACTGGTGAGCGTTGACGTAGTCGATCGCTTCCTGAACGGTAGTGATCTTTTCAGCTTCTTCGTCAGGAATTTCAGTGTCGAATTCCTCTTCCAGAGCCATTACCAGCTCAACGGTGTCGAGGGAATCAGCACCCAGGTCTTCAGTGAAAGAAGAGTTGTTCTGAACTTCTTCCGGTTTAACGCCCAGCTGTTCAACAACGATTTTCTTGACGCGCTCTTCAATGCTGCTCATGAGGGTAAACTCCTAAAGAAATCGGATTCGTCGGTTCAAGACTGACGGTAGTTTATAGACGACGCTCAGGGGACGCAAGATGGCCCGATGAGCGGTTAGCGCATGTTCATGCCACCATTTACCTGAATTACTTCACCGGTGACATAGGATGCGGCGTCGCTGGCCAGAAAACCGACGACCCCCGCAATTTCTTCTGGCTGGCCCAGGCGACCGACAGGAATCTGCGTCAGCAGAGCCTCGCGATGCGCTTCAGGCAAGACATCGGTCATTTCCGTAGCGATGAAACCAGGGGCTACGGCATTGACCGTGATATTACGAACACCGACTTCACGTGCCAGTGCACGCGTGAAGCCTTCCATGCCCGCCTTGGCGGCAGCATAGTTGGTTTGCCCCGCGTTACCCATTCCGGCAACGACAGAGCTGATGTTGATGATGCGACCGTAGCGCGCTTTGGTCATGCCCTTCAGGCACGCCTTGCTGACGCGATAGATCGACTTGAGGTTCGTGTCCAGCACGTCGTCCCACTGGTCTTCTTTCATACGTGCCAGCAGCGTATCACGCGTGATGCCCGCATTGTTGACCAGTACGGTCGGTGCGCCGAAGCGTTCGTTAATCTCGGCAACGACCTTCTCGACGGAGGCGCTGTCCGTTACGTTCAGGCACATACCTGCCCCATTGAACCCTTCAGCCTTGAGCGCTTCTTCGATGCGCGCAGCACCCGCTTCAGAGGTAGCCGTACCGATGACGGTCATGCCCTGACGAGCCAACTGATGAGCAATGGCTTTACCGATACCACGGCTGGCGCCTGTAACCAATGCAATCTGCGTCATGTTATGAATTCACTCCTTGCCGTCTGCTTCTGACGTCAGCGTCAGTGCAGCGCTTAGACTATCCGGATCATTGACGGCCACGCCTTTCAGGCGACGATCAATACGTTTGGCCAGGCCGGTCAATACCTTGCCCGGACCGCATTCTACCAGAGTGGTAACACCCTGATCAGCCATACGTGATACGGATGTCGACCAACGCACCGGAGAGAACAACTGTTCCACCAGACGAGTCTTAAGCGTTTCGACATCGGAATGTGCTTCAGCATCAACGTTCTGGATCACCGGATAGCGCGTCGGTTTCAGTGCGATGCCATCAATTGCCGCAGCCAGTTTTTCGGCAGCAGGCTTCATCAAAGCACAGTGGGACGGGACGGATACCGGCAGCGTGATGGCGCGCTTGGCACCCGCTTCGCTGCACAGGGCTACGGCGCGATCAACGGCAGCTTTGGCCCCTGCGATAACGACCTGTCCTGGAGAGTTATAGTTGACGGCAGCAACGACGTCACCTTGCGCCGCTTCCGCACAGATGGCTTCAACCTTGGCGTCTTCGAGACCGAGGATCGCCGCCATGGCACCGTCGCCCTCGGCAACGGCGGCCTGCATGTATTCACCACGCAGTCGTACCAGACGTACGCCGTCGGCGAATCCCAGTGCACCAGCGCATACCATGGCGCTGTATTCGCCCAGGCTGTGACCGGCCATCAGAGCGGGACGCGGCCCTTCGAGTTCCTGCCAGACGCGCCAGATGGCAACGCTAGCGGTCAAAAGGGCGGGCTGAGTGGTAGCGGTGGCGTTCAGCGCTTCTGCGCTGCCTTCCTGCGTCAGTTTCCACAGATCGAAGTCCAGTGCGTCAGACGCTTCGTCGAAGGTGGTACGCACGACACTGTAACGATCTGCCAGCTCACGCAGCATACCTACCTGCTGAGAGCCTTGACCCGGAAAGACAAATGCGAGGGTGGCGGACATGAACAAGTACCTATGCTGTTGCATTCGATGAACAAATGATTCCGCATTCAACATATGACGGGGCGGAATCCTGCCAAGCGGATAAAAAGCTCGGCTCCGAAAAAATCTGTCTGCGATATTTAGGCCGTAAGCCCCTGCGCTAGGCGCTCGGGCAGTCCCAGTTCGACTTCGCTGACGGCGCGCAGTATCGCATAAGAGAAACCGCGGGCGTCTGCCCCACCGTGACTTTTAACAACGGTAGAGGTCAGCCCGAGAAAACTTGCGCCATTGTAGCGCACTGGGTCGATTTCTTCCTTCAGCCTCGACAAGGCCGGCCGCGCCAAGATACTGACAAGGCGCGTCCACCAGTTCAATTCGAAGGTGTGCTGCAGGCGGCGCCCCAACACGCGCGCCAACCCTTCACTGGTCTTGAGCGCCACGTTACCGACGAAACCGTCGCAGACGATCACATTGACATCGCCAGTGAAGATATGATCCCCCTCAACGAAGCCAAGATAGTGAAAGCGATCGTTCGTGGTGCAGAACTCGCGCAGCAGATCATCGGCTTCGCGCACGCAGCGCGTGCCCTTAGAAGGTTCGACACCGATATTAAGCAGCGCAACACGCGGATTCTGGATGCCGTCGACCGTGCGCACCATCTCTGCTCCCAGCCGTGCGAACTGCACCAAATGCCGCGGCGGACAGTCGATGTTGGCTCCCAGATCAAGTACATAGCAAGGATGACCGTGGTCCGTCAGTACGGCAGAGCTGATGGCAGGACGCTTCATTCCCTCGATCATGCCCAGCGCACGTCGCGCCACGGCCATAATCTCACCGGTATGTCCGGCGCTGACACAGGCATCGGCCTCGCCATCGCGCACGGCACGAATACAGGCATGAAGACTGGAAGCATCGGGAGCATTGATGTCGCGATCACGAAGGATGCGAGAGGGAGGCTGAGTACCGACTGGCAGGCTACCAGCCGCACTCATCTGAACGCGATCCAACACCGTTTTTTTCCAACGGGGCGCGGAACGGATCACATCCTGAATGGAGTGACAATCACCATAGAAGGTCAGCGATAGCGAAGGCCACTGTCGCAAGGCTTCTAGCCCCCCCTGGACAGTAACACGGGGACCGAAGTCCCCGCCCATCGCATCAATGGCGATATGCACAAGCGCTTTGCTTACGTCGCGCCTTAGGCGTCGACGTCAACAACCTTGCGACCACGGTAGAAACCGTCAGGAGCAACGTGGTGACGACGGTGAGTCGTACCGGTTTCTTTGTCCTGGGCCAGTGCCGGAGTGGTCAGTGCATCGTGAGCACGGCGCATGCCGCGTTTGGAACGGGTTTTGCGGTTCTGTTGAACGGCCATGATGAATCTCCTACGGATGAGAGTTCGAGCAGTAGTACTTGCCCGAAGCGTCAGTGTTTATCTTTCAATGCCGCCAAGGCACTGAACGGGTTGGTGGTCACCTGCTCATCAGGTAGCTCGCCACTGCTGAGCTCATCACGAGAAACGGCGCATTCGCCTTCTTCATGATAGATCGCCTGTGGCAGCGCCAGCAGCAGTTCTTCCTCAATGACCGGGATCAGATCGAGGCGTTCGTCATGACCGACCACCAGCGGATCGTACTCCCGAGGCAGTCGAGACGACAGCGATTCGTCTGTCACCATTCCCAGCAGTATCGAACTGTCAAGCGTTACCGGCATGGGCTGCAGACAACGCAGACATGGCATCATCACCCGTGCTTCAGCCTGTCCTTCGATATAGTGCCGACGCTGGGCGTCGATGCCAAACGTCAGAACAGCATGGCAGGTGCCTGTCTGGGGACCGATGAGATCGGCCAGACGGGGCATCTCGTCAAGCGGCAGATCGCCTTCCAGCCGCTCGGCACTGGCCGCAAGTCGATAAGGTTCGACCCGCGTGGGCATTCGGGTAGTTGACATAGGCGCGCAATGATAGGGTCTGTCGAGGTAACTGTCAAAGAAATGCATCGCCTGCACGTATCAGACGAGTGCTTTTCTGCCCGGTAACCGCCGGTGACATCAACAACGAGCGGCGGACATGATATTGTAAGGCTTTCACGGCACGAGCGCACCCCATTCCTGCCAATCACCGCTCGAGGCCCTTTTTTTCGCCCAACGCTTCGCGCGTCATGATGCTACCCAACATGCCTCTATCCACCGCCCTACCGCCGCTCCTGCTCGCCTCAAGCTCCTCTGCTCGCCGCCAGTGCCTTGCTCAACTGGGTCTAGCATTCCAGCAGGCCTCCCCCGACATCGACGAAACCCCGCGCTCTGGCGAACAGCCCGCCGCACTCGTAGAACGCCTGGCCTGCGCCAAGGCACTTGCGCTGGCGGGACAACACCCTCATCACCTCATCATCGGTTCCGATCAGGTCTGCGCTCTCGACCAACAGCCCGTCGGTAAGCCCGGCACTCTCGACAGTGCTAGGCGCCAGCTTGCCGCCTGTTCCGGCAAACGCGTTCGCTTTCACACCGGTATCGCTGTGTATGACGGCCGTCAGCGCCGCTTGTTGAGTGCCGTCGAACCGTTTGATGTTCAGTTCCGCTCGCTCACAGACGCTCAAATAGAAGGCTATCTCCAGCGCGAACAGCCTTTGGAATGCGCGGGCAGCTTCAGAATGGAAGGCTTAGGGATCACACTGTTTACAGCTCTCGACGGTCGCGACCCCAACGCACTGCTGGGACTGCCGTTGATCCAGCTGTGCGACATGCTGCAATCACTGGGCTACGACCTACTCTCCCCGCGGTATACCTGACGCTACCGATTCTGCAGGTCACTGCTTATCCCAAGCTGTGATGACACCAGTAACACCTCAGGAAATGAAGTCCACCTTGTTTTCGGGCAGTCAAATAGGAAACGCGGCAGACACCGTCTGCCCCTTTCATCCTTCTGCTGC harbors:
- a CDS encoding Maf family protein, which codes for MPLSTALPPLLLASSSSARRQCLAQLGLAFQQASPDIDETPRSGEQPAALVERLACAKALALAGQHPHHLIIGSDQVCALDQQPVGKPGTLDSARRQLAACSGKRVRFHTGIAVYDGRQRRLLSAVEPFDVQFRSLTDAQIEGYLQREQPLECAGSFRMEGLGITLFTALDGRDPNALLGLPLIQLCDMLQSLGYDLLSPRYT
- the rpmF gene encoding 50S ribosomal protein L32 — encoded protein: MAVQQNRKTRSKRGMRRAHDALTTPALAQDKETGTTHRRHHVAPDGFYRGRKVVDVDA
- the fabG gene encoding 3-oxoacyl-ACP reductase FabG, with protein sequence MTQIALVTGASRGIGKAIAHQLARQGMTVIGTATSEAGAARIEEALKAEGFNGAGMCLNVTDSASVEKVVAEINERFGAPTVLVNNAGITRDTLLARMKEDQWDDVLDTNLKSIYRVSKACLKGMTKARYGRIINISSVVAGMGNAGQTNYAAAKAGMEGFTRALAREVGVRNITVNAVAPGFIATEMTDVLPEAHREALLTQIPVGRLGQPEEIAGVVGFLASDAASYVTGEVIQVNGGMNMR
- the fabD gene encoding ACP S-malonyltransferase → MSATLAFVFPGQGSQQVGMLRELADRYSVVRTTFDEASDALDFDLWKLTQEGSAEALNATATTQPALLTASVAIWRVWQELEGPRPALMAGHSLGEYSAMVCAGALGFADGVRLVRLRGEYMQAAVAEGDGAMAAILGLEDAKVEAICAEAAQGDVVAAVNYNSPGQVVIAGAKAAVDRAVALCSEAGAKRAITLPVSVPSHCALMKPAAEKLAAAIDGIALKPTRYPVIQNVDAEAHSDVETLKTRLVEQLFSPVRWSTSVSRMADQGVTTLVECGPGKVLTGLAKRIDRRLKGVAVNDPDSLSAALTLTSEADGKE
- the acpP gene encoding acyl carrier protein; its protein translation is MSSIEERVKKIVVEQLGVKPEEVQNNSSFTEDLGADSLDTVELVMALEEEFDTEIPDEEAEKITTVQEAIDYVNAHQ
- the plsX gene encoding phosphate acyltransferase PlsX, which codes for MHIAIDAMGGDFGPRVTVQGGLEALRQWPSLSLTFYGDCHSIQDVIRSAPRWKKTVLDRVQMSAAGSLPVGTQPPSRILRDRDINAPDASSLHACIRAVRDGEADACVSAGHTGEIMAVARRALGMIEGMKRPAISSAVLTDHGHPCYVLDLGANIDCPPRHLVQFARLGAEMVRTVDGIQNPRVALLNIGVEPSKGTRCVREADDLLREFCTTNDRFHYLGFVEGDHIFTGDVNVIVCDGFVGNVALKTSEGLARVLGRRLQHTFELNWWTRLVSILARPALSRLKEEIDPVRYNGASFLGLTSTVVKSHGGADARGFSYAILRAVSEVELGLPERLAQGLTA
- the fabF gene encoding beta-ketoacyl-ACP synthase II — encoded protein: MSRRRVVVTGLGLITPVGNTVEESWKNITAGKSGVSTITHFDASQFNTRFCGAIKDFDAESFGIDRKSARKMDLFVQYGVAAGTQAVADAGIEVTEENAHRIGVAIGSGIGGLPMIETNLNAMNAGGPRKISPFFVPGSIINMVSGNLAIKFGFTGPNFAITTACTTGTHNIGYSARTIAYGDADIMICGGAEMASCALGIGGFSAARALSTRNDDPAAASRPWDRDRDGFVLSDGAGVLVLEEYEHAKARGAKIYAELSGFGMSDDAHHITAPNGIGAEMAMKNAIADARIAADQIDYINAHGTSTQLGDSGESQAIENVMGDAAKHVAVSSTKSMIGHLLGAAGAVEAAFSVLAIRDQIAPPTINLDNPSEDCRLDYVPNTARQMKIDYAMSNSFGFGGTNGTLIFSKI
- a CDS encoding YceD family protein, with product MSTTRMPTRVEPYRLAASAERLEGDLPLDEMPRLADLIGPQTGTCHAVLTFGIDAQRRHYIEGQAEARVMMPCLRCLQPMPVTLDSSILLGMVTDESLSSRLPREYDPLVVGHDERLDLIPVIEEELLLALPQAIYHEEGECAVSRDELSSGELPDEQVTTNPFSALAALKDKH